One region of Pyramidobacter sp. YE332 genomic DNA includes:
- the leuS gene encoding leucine--tRNA ligase, which produces MEYDFKSIEKKWQDYWDEHKTFKTVEDPSVPADKRRYVLDMFPYPSGAGLHVGHPEGYTATDIYCRYLRMNGYNVLHPMGFDSFGLPAENYAIKTGTHPKVTTEKNIDIFRAQIKSLGFSYDWDREVSTCDPEYYKWTQWLFLQMFKKGLAYEAQIPINWCPSCQTGLANEEVKEGHCERCGHQVYRRNLRQWVLKITDYAERLLNDVDKLDWPEPIKIMQRNWIGKSVGAEVTFEIEGGHGDLKVYTTRPDTLFGVTYMVLSPEHPLVEKITTSACREAVREYVREASLKSELERTELNKDKTGVFTGAYAVNPLNEQRVPIWISDYVLISYGTGAIMAVPAHDGRDWEFAKKFGLPIVEVLKGNVDVQEEVYEGDGPHVNSGFLDGLGMQEAIDAVIAWLEEHGKGKKAVNYKLRDWIFSRQRYWGEPMPLIHCPHCGTVPVPEEQLPLLLPEVKKYEPTGTGESPLANVEEWVNTTCPVCGAPAKRETNTMPQWAGSCWYYLRFLDPHNDKEFAARDTIDYWMPVDLYVGGAEHAVLHLLYARFWHKVFYDLGLVNTDEPFARLVNQGMITSFAYQRPDKSLVAVDQVEDPAPDTFVEKGTGVKLERVVAKMSKSLKNVINPDEIVKNYGADSLRLYEMFMGPLQMSKPWSTQGLQGVYRFLEKVWKLGEKPLSDEPVPAELEKTLHRTIKKVSDDTATLNFNTAISQMMVLVNEAGKADVCYRGMMDVFARLLSPYAPHLAEELWAKIGNAPCVSLAKWPEYDERLTVSETVTVPVQFSGKVREKLELPAGLDKDALLAAVMADQAVKRRLEGKTIVKTIVVPGKLVNLVVK; this is translated from the coding sequence ATGGAATACGATTTCAAGTCGATTGAAAAAAAATGGCAAGACTACTGGGACGAGCACAAAACCTTCAAGACTGTGGAAGACCCTTCGGTCCCCGCCGATAAGCGGCGTTACGTTCTGGACATGTTCCCCTATCCTTCGGGAGCCGGGCTTCACGTGGGGCATCCCGAAGGCTATACGGCGACGGATATCTACTGCCGTTATCTACGCATGAACGGCTACAACGTTCTGCACCCGATGGGATTCGACTCTTTCGGACTGCCGGCTGAGAACTACGCCATCAAGACGGGCACTCATCCCAAGGTGACGACGGAGAAGAACATCGACATTTTCCGCGCTCAGATCAAATCGTTGGGGTTCAGCTACGATTGGGACCGCGAGGTCTCCACCTGCGATCCCGAATATTATAAGTGGACGCAGTGGCTGTTCTTGCAGATGTTCAAGAAGGGGCTGGCCTACGAGGCGCAGATCCCCATCAACTGGTGTCCTTCCTGCCAGACGGGACTGGCGAACGAGGAAGTCAAGGAAGGTCATTGCGAGCGCTGCGGACATCAGGTCTACCGCCGCAACCTGCGCCAGTGGGTGCTGAAGATCACGGATTACGCCGAGCGCCTGTTGAACGATGTGGACAAGCTCGACTGGCCCGAGCCGATCAAAATCATGCAGCGCAACTGGATCGGCAAGAGCGTCGGCGCTGAAGTGACCTTCGAGATCGAGGGGGGGCACGGCGATCTCAAGGTTTACACGACCCGCCCCGACACGCTTTTCGGCGTTACCTACATGGTGCTGTCGCCGGAGCATCCGCTGGTGGAGAAGATCACGACCTCCGCGTGCCGCGAAGCGGTGCGGGAATACGTGCGCGAGGCGTCGCTCAAATCGGAGCTCGAACGAACGGAGCTGAACAAGGACAAGACCGGCGTCTTCACCGGCGCGTATGCGGTCAACCCGCTGAACGAGCAGCGCGTGCCGATCTGGATCTCCGACTACGTGCTGATCTCCTACGGCACCGGCGCCATCATGGCCGTGCCGGCGCACGACGGCCGCGACTGGGAGTTCGCCAAGAAATTCGGCCTGCCCATCGTCGAAGTCCTGAAAGGCAACGTGGACGTGCAGGAAGAAGTTTACGAAGGCGACGGTCCCCACGTCAATTCCGGTTTCCTCGACGGTCTTGGCATGCAGGAGGCAATCGATGCGGTCATTGCGTGGCTGGAAGAGCATGGCAAAGGCAAAAAAGCCGTCAACTACAAGCTGCGCGACTGGATCTTCTCGCGCCAGCGCTACTGGGGCGAACCGATGCCGCTGATCCACTGCCCGCACTGCGGCACCGTCCCCGTTCCCGAGGAGCAGCTGCCTCTGCTGCTGCCCGAGGTGAAGAAGTATGAACCGACCGGTACCGGCGAGTCGCCGTTAGCCAACGTGGAAGAATGGGTGAACACGACCTGCCCCGTCTGCGGCGCTCCCGCCAAACGCGAGACCAATACCATGCCTCAGTGGGCCGGTTCGTGCTGGTATTATTTGCGCTTCCTTGACCCGCACAACGACAAGGAATTCGCGGCTCGCGACACCATCGACTACTGGATGCCGGTCGATCTGTACGTAGGCGGCGCCGAACACGCCGTGCTTCACCTGCTGTACGCCCGCTTCTGGCACAAAGTGTTCTACGATCTTGGCCTGGTCAACACGGACGAACCGTTTGCCCGCCTCGTCAACCAGGGCATGATCACGTCCTTTGCCTATCAGCGTCCCGACAAATCTTTGGTCGCCGTCGATCAGGTGGAGGACCCCGCTCCCGACACGTTCGTCGAAAAGGGGACCGGCGTGAAGCTGGAGCGCGTCGTCGCCAAGATGTCGAAGTCGCTCAAGAACGTCATCAACCCCGACGAGATCGTCAAGAACTATGGCGCCGATTCGCTGCGGCTGTACGAGATGTTCATGGGTCCGCTGCAGATGTCCAAACCTTGGTCCACGCAGGGGCTTCAAGGCGTGTACCGCTTCCTCGAAAAGGTCTGGAAGCTGGGCGAAAAGCCCCTCAGCGACGAGCCGGTGCCGGCCGAACTGGAAAAGACGCTGCACCGGACCATCAAGAAGGTGAGCGACGATACGGCGACGCTGAACTTCAACACCGCCATTTCGCAGATGATGGTGCTGGTCAACGAAGCCGGCAAGGCCGACGTGTGCTACCGCGGCATGATGGACGTCTTCGCCCGTTTGCTGTCGCCTTATGCGCCGCATCTGGCCGAAGAGTTGTGGGCCAAGATCGGCAACGCGCCGTGCGTGTCGCTGGCGAAGTGGCCGGAGTATGACGAGAGATTGACTGTCAGCGAGACGGTGACGGTGCCCGTGCAGTTCAGCGGCAAAGTGCGCGAGAAACTCGAACTGCCGGCCGGGTTGGACAAAGACGCGCTGCTGGCCGCCGTCATGGCCGACCAGGCGGTCAAACGGCGTCTCGAGGGCAAGACGATCGTCAAGACCATCGTCGTTCCCGGAAAGCTGGTCAATCTGGTGGTGAAGTAA
- a CDS encoding adenosine-specific kinase translates to MADIQWHIVQTEFPSDCNVIVGQSHFIKTAEDLYEVMATSAPGMEFGVAFCEASGDCKIRYEGNNQEMVDLAVKNARAIACGHTFFIALRKAYPLNVLDRVKNCQEVCRVFAATANPLQIIVAQTEQGRGIAGVIDGFPPAGVETAEDIEARRDLLNRIIGYKR, encoded by the coding sequence ATGGCGGACATTCAATGGCACATCGTACAGACGGAATTTCCCTCGGACTGCAACGTGATCGTCGGACAGAGCCACTTCATCAAGACGGCGGAGGACCTTTACGAGGTCATGGCGACTTCGGCGCCGGGCATGGAGTTCGGCGTGGCCTTCTGCGAAGCGTCGGGCGACTGCAAGATCCGCTACGAAGGCAATAATCAGGAGATGGTCGATCTGGCCGTCAAGAACGCCCGGGCGATCGCCTGCGGACACACGTTCTTCATCGCTCTGCGCAAGGCGTACCCGCTCAACGTGTTGGACCGCGTCAAAAACTGTCAGGAAGTGTGCCGCGTTTTCGCGGCGACGGCTAACCCGCTGCAGATCATCGTCGCTCAGACCGAACAGGGGCGCGGTATCGCCGGCGTGATCGACGGCTTCCCGCCGGCGGGCGTCGAGACGGCGGAAGACATCGAAGCTCGCCGCGATCTGCTGAACCGGATCATCGGCTACAAGCGTTAG
- a CDS encoding OmpH family outer membrane protein, with protein MKKFFHVFTLLAALTLVIAGAAYADTKIGVADMQRILFNHPSFAQVSKRIEAVYRSKEQELKSALEKVTDKKKGAETIEAKRREAAQEEMKLKEPIYKEIRQAVRTVAKNKGCDVVLDSQAVQFGGVDLTADVINELKKKK; from the coding sequence ATGAAGAAGTTTTTCCATGTCTTTACACTGCTTGCGGCTCTGACGCTGGTCATCGCCGGCGCGGCTTACGCCGATACGAAGATCGGCGTAGCCGACATGCAGAGGATCCTTTTCAATCATCCCAGCTTTGCGCAGGTCAGCAAGAGGATCGAAGCGGTGTATCGTTCCAAGGAGCAGGAGCTAAAAAGCGCTCTCGAAAAGGTTACCGACAAGAAGAAAGGCGCCGAGACGATCGAAGCCAAACGCCGCGAAGCCGCGCAGGAAGAGATGAAGCTCAAGGAACCCATTTACAAGGAGATCCGCCAGGCCGTCCGCACCGTGGCCAAGAACAAGGGCTGCGACGTGGTTCTCGACTCACAGGCCGTTCAGTTCGGCGGCGTCGATCTCACCGCCGACGTCATCAATGAGCTAAAGAAAAAGAAGTAA
- a CDS encoding OmpH family outer membrane protein, with amino-acid sequence MKRLMQAAVLFLTFAMSAAASATEIAVVDTEKLLVQSEPGKLGRAHLEAVQKVLQKGYNDLRALYRGQENTAEAQNAVAQGQAALERQMEVERAAVTSVLQSELMASVETWRKKNPKFHAVMARQLLLDAAPRLDVTDAVLKEMNRRRPKFAALPTVTVKKPEVPAKAEQASAEAK; translated from the coding sequence GTGAAACGTTTGATGCAGGCGGCAGTTTTATTTCTGACATTCGCTATGTCCGCGGCGGCGTCCGCCACGGAGATCGCCGTGGTGGACACGGAAAAGCTCCTGGTCCAGTCCGAACCCGGCAAGCTGGGACGGGCCCATCTGGAGGCAGTGCAGAAAGTGCTCCAGAAAGGGTATAACGACCTGCGGGCGCTGTACCGCGGCCAGGAGAACACGGCCGAGGCGCAGAACGCGGTCGCGCAGGGACAGGCGGCGCTGGAACGGCAGATGGAAGTGGAACGCGCGGCGGTGACGTCGGTGCTGCAGTCGGAACTGATGGCGTCCGTGGAAACGTGGCGGAAGAAGAATCCGAAGTTCCACGCGGTGATGGCGCGTCAGCTGCTGCTCGACGCGGCGCCCAGGCTGGACGTCACCGACGCCGTGCTGAAGGAGATGAACAGGCGCAGGCCGAAGTTCGCCGCCCTTCCCACGGTGACGGTGAAGAAGCCGGAAGTCCCCGCCAAGGCGGAACAGGCGTCTGCGGAAGCGAAGTAA
- the radA gene encoding DNA repair protein RadA, whose translation MAKKDGKRYCCIECGYVSLVPSGKCPRCGAWGTLEEEIPVAPSMAAAGTAKILTPVDISTLEPPQRLASGFGELDRVLGGGWVPGGVVLLGGQPGIGKSTLLLQVCGHVSSTGRRVLYISGEESPSQLGLRAKRLRILHDGLDVCCHTVVDDALALAKDHSLIVVDSVQAMRTSQAEGWPGTPTQVRATAQVCVNYAKEHGIPMVLVGHITKEGRIAGPMLLEHMVDAVIMFADDNSSVYRTLRASKNRYGGTDEMGIFEMRSDGLAEVPDPSYLYWNRSDGAVSGVVMTVIMEGSRPLVAEIQTLASQSSFAYPKRAGIGLGANKIGMLLAVLQSRCALPSLRDDIYCNVAGGLEIHDPGADLALAASMASALTGRNVLPECCLIGEVGLAGEVRPVSGLAQRLREAARLGFKRAVVSSREEKPQLDAEIEMIRVLSVSEALTRASVVEP comes from the coding sequence ATGGCGAAAAAAGACGGCAAGCGGTACTGCTGCATCGAATGCGGCTACGTTTCCCTGGTCCCTTCGGGCAAGTGCCCGCGCTGCGGCGCCTGGGGCACCCTGGAAGAGGAGATCCCCGTCGCGCCCAGCATGGCGGCCGCCGGCACGGCGAAGATCCTCACGCCGGTGGACATCAGCACGCTGGAACCGCCTCAGCGGCTCGCCTCCGGTTTCGGCGAGCTGGACCGCGTGCTGGGCGGCGGCTGGGTGCCCGGCGGCGTCGTGCTGCTGGGCGGCCAGCCCGGCATCGGCAAATCGACGCTGCTGCTGCAAGTCTGCGGTCACGTTTCGTCGACGGGGCGGCGCGTGCTCTATATCTCCGGCGAAGAGTCGCCGTCGCAGCTGGGGCTGCGCGCCAAACGGCTGAGGATCCTTCACGACGGGCTCGATGTCTGCTGTCACACGGTCGTCGACGACGCCCTGGCGCTGGCGAAGGATCACAGCCTGATCGTCGTGGACAGCGTGCAGGCCATGCGCACTTCGCAGGCCGAAGGCTGGCCGGGCACGCCCACGCAGGTGCGCGCCACGGCGCAGGTCTGCGTCAACTATGCCAAGGAACACGGCATACCCATGGTGCTCGTCGGACACATCACCAAGGAAGGGCGCATCGCCGGCCCCATGCTGCTGGAGCACATGGTGGACGCGGTGATCATGTTCGCCGACGACAATTCGTCGGTGTACCGCACGCTGCGGGCCAGCAAGAACCGTTACGGCGGTACCGACGAGATGGGCATTTTCGAGATGCGCAGCGATGGCTTGGCGGAAGTGCCCGATCCCAGCTATCTCTATTGGAACCGTTCCGACGGCGCCGTGTCGGGCGTCGTCATGACCGTGATCATGGAAGGCTCGCGTCCGCTGGTGGCCGAAATTCAAACGCTGGCGAGCCAAAGCAGTTTCGCCTACCCCAAGCGCGCCGGCATCGGCCTCGGCGCCAACAAGATCGGCATGCTGTTGGCGGTGCTGCAGAGCCGCTGTGCCTTGCCCTCGCTGCGCGACGACATTTACTGCAACGTCGCCGGCGGGCTGGAGATCCACGATCCCGGCGCCGATCTGGCGCTGGCGGCGTCGATGGCTTCGGCGCTGACGGGGCGGAACGTCCTGCCCGAGTGCTGCCTGATCGGCGAGGTCGGACTGGCCGGCGAGGTCCGTCCCGTTTCCGGTCTGGCGCAGAGATTGCGCGAGGCGGCGCGGCTGGGCTTCAAACGCGCCGTGGTCAGTTCCCGCGAGGAGAAGCCGCAGCTCGACGCCGAAATCGAGATGATCCGCGTGCTTTCGGTCAGCGAAGCGCTGACCCGCGCCAGTGTGGTTGAGCCATAG
- the holA gene encoding DNA polymerase III subunit delta translates to MPALVLIAAPAGAQPRLRAETLSAYEKKGYALDRRLETAAWPDLFEEALTPSLFAPRRIFEVDDGRSLGVLPDTYKKYVERGDADVIFLIHSDKPLQKELGDVFETAFSVSYEAAPYWPNQRVGWLQRLARASGCSLDAAAAALLAEWIEDEEELRSEVDKLAKAAPNKRITVQQVNSLSMDEGGKGVLNLLDAVAKADVAAAVKSLAVLREEGELIPALAAVHKRVRGAMFAARLGDAGAGAVHLTNFQTKTARAMAQTYGPELLSLWLGELIRLSWSERSGEGEGWEGLEKLLLAVMSRAAG, encoded by the coding sequence ATGCCCGCGCTGGTGCTCATCGCGGCGCCGGCGGGCGCTCAGCCCCGCCTTCGCGCGGAAACGCTCTCCGCTTACGAAAAGAAAGGCTACGCGCTGGACCGGCGTCTGGAAACAGCCGCGTGGCCCGATCTGTTCGAAGAGGCTCTGACGCCGAGCCTCTTCGCCCCCCGGCGGATTTTCGAGGTCGACGACGGCCGGTCGCTGGGCGTTTTGCCCGACACGTACAAAAAATATGTCGAGCGCGGCGACGCCGACGTGATCTTTCTGATCCATTCCGACAAACCTTTGCAGAAGGAACTGGGCGACGTTTTCGAAACGGCCTTTTCCGTATCCTATGAAGCGGCGCCTTATTGGCCGAACCAGCGTGTCGGCTGGTTGCAAAGGCTTGCCCGCGCTTCGGGCTGCTCTCTGGACGCGGCGGCGGCGGCGCTGCTGGCGGAGTGGATCGAAGACGAGGAAGAGCTGCGCAGCGAGGTGGACAAGCTGGCCAAAGCGGCGCCGAACAAGCGCATCACGGTGCAGCAGGTCAATTCCCTCTCCATGGACGAAGGCGGCAAAGGCGTGCTCAACCTGCTCGACGCCGTCGCCAAGGCCGACGTCGCCGCCGCTGTGAAAAGCCTCGCGGTCCTGCGCGAGGAAGGCGAACTGATCCCCGCGCTTGCGGCGGTGCATAAGCGCGTGCGCGGCGCCATGTTCGCGGCTCGCTTGGGCGATGCCGGGGCGGGAGCGGTGCATCTCACCAATTTTCAGACAAAGACGGCCCGCGCCATGGCGCAGACCTACGGCCCCGAACTCCTGTCGCTGTGGCTGGGCGAGCTGATCCGCCTGTCCTGGAGCGAGCGCAGCGGCGAGGGCGAAGGCTGGGAAGGGCTGGAAAAGCTCCTTCTCGCCGTCATGTCCCGCGCCGCGGGATAA